In the genome of Desulfuromonas sp. DDH964, one region contains:
- the gspM gene encoding type II secretion system protein GspM — protein MISQLSQRDRLALLVGAVAVLFALLYFGVLSPYQGALARLDARITTRQQQLVEVQDLARRYQLLQRVLAQADQRIAQGEQLTLTSFLEDLVKRYATQENLVGMRPQPASAQGDLRQETVEVRLEKVRLGQVVQLLNAIDGAPGYLKVQNLRFKTRFDDRSQLDATFTVAAYRRSA, from the coding sequence ATGATCTCCCAACTCAGCCAGCGTGATCGCCTTGCCCTTCTCGTCGGCGCGGTGGCCGTACTCTTTGCCCTCCTCTATTTTGGCGTCCTCAGCCCCTACCAGGGCGCGCTGGCACGCCTTGACGCCCGCATTACCACGCGCCAGCAGCAACTGGTGGAGGTCCAGGACCTGGCACGTCGCTACCAGCTGCTGCAGCGGGTTCTGGCCCAGGCCGACCAGCGTATTGCCCAGGGCGAGCAGCTCACCCTGACCTCCTTTCTCGAGGATCTGGTAAAGCGTTACGCTACCCAGGAGAACCTGGTCGGCATGCGGCCACAACCGGCGAGTGCCCAGGGGGACCTGCGCCAGGAAACGGTAGAGGTGCGGCTGGAGAAGGTCCGCCTCGGTCAGGTGGTCCAGCTCCTCAACGCCATTGATGGCGCTCCGGGCTATCTCAAGGTCCAGAATCTGCGCTTCAAGACCCGCTTTGACGACCGCAGCCAGCTCGACGCGACCTTCACCGTCGCCGCCTACAGGAGGAGCGCATGA
- a CDS encoding GspL/Epsl periplasmic domain-containing protein: MAKRFIGIDIDTTHVRVAILEAERGTTTLSAVAGRSYAGAAELLPAIRELLGAPPAIGDRLATALPAGSAFVRWLQFPFAEPRKLAAALPLELDSQLPVSLDAFLVDSLPPQAAGELFRVPAVAVRRSAVAELTAAFDEDGLPLHIVDLAPFAYLAGLAADFRDGLLIHLGASATTLTLVRAGEPRDLRLLPGPPPELVPLQRAIAPLRSTAGEDLPLLLIGPGATSELLAGLRQAGAILAPAPTGSDGQPLAAEFLPALAIARRAARERDRLFNFRRGPFALKSEWMALKRRLVAAAILLAVAVGAAGATAWLNYADRAGRAAALNRQLLEIFHQTFPGEPVVVEVPLQMASKLKGVEQRLAVIGTTGSQSPLAVLREVSRLTPTDIRVDISDFNFSADGLRLEGTSDDFAAVTRLAGELGTSPLFSKVQVADSKASLAGNQIEFRLAISLGNEQERP; the protein is encoded by the coding sequence ATGGCCAAGCGCTTTATCGGAATCGACATCGACACGACCCATGTCCGGGTCGCGATCCTCGAAGCGGAACGGGGGACGACCACCTTGAGCGCGGTCGCGGGGCGTTCCTACGCCGGCGCCGCGGAGCTGTTGCCGGCCATCCGCGAACTGCTCGGCGCCCCTCCGGCCATCGGCGACCGCCTGGCGACAGCGTTGCCAGCCGGCAGCGCCTTCGTGCGCTGGCTGCAGTTCCCCTTCGCCGAACCGCGCAAGCTCGCCGCGGCCCTGCCGCTGGAACTCGACAGCCAGCTGCCGGTGAGCCTCGACGCCTTCCTCGTCGATTCCCTCCCGCCGCAAGCGGCCGGGGAGCTCTTCCGGGTGCCGGCGGTGGCGGTGCGCAGGAGCGCTGTCGCCGAACTGACCGCCGCCTTCGACGAAGACGGCCTGCCGCTGCACATCGTCGATCTCGCTCCTTTCGCCTACCTCGCCGGATTGGCGGCTGACTTCCGCGACGGCCTGCTGATCCACCTCGGCGCGAGCGCCACCACCCTCACCCTGGTGCGAGCCGGGGAGCCCCGGGATCTACGCCTCCTCCCCGGCCCGCCACCGGAGCTGGTCCCCCTGCAGCGGGCGATCGCCCCCCTGCGCAGCACCGCCGGCGAGGACCTGCCGCTGTTGCTGATCGGTCCCGGCGCGACGAGTGAACTGCTCGCAGGGCTGCGCCAGGCCGGCGCGATCCTGGCGCCGGCCCCGACCGGGAGCGACGGCCAGCCCCTCGCCGCCGAGTTTCTCCCCGCCCTCGCCATCGCCCGGCGGGCAGCCCGGGAGCGGGACCGGCTCTTCAACTTCCGGCGCGGCCCCTTTGCCCTGAAGAGCGAATGGATGGCCCTCAAGCGGCGCCTGGTCGCCGCCGCCATCCTGCTGGCGGTCGCCGTCGGCGCCGCCGGCGCCACCGCCTGGCTCAACTATGCTGACCGCGCCGGTCGCGCGGCGGCGCTCAACCGGCAACTCCTGGAGATCTTTCACCAGACCTTTCCCGGGGAGCCGGTGGTGGTCGAGGTCCCCTTGCAGATGGCGAGCAAGCTCAAGGGTGTCGAACAGCGCCTCGCTGTGATCGGCACCACCGGCAGCCAGTCTCCCCTGGCAGTGCTGCGCGAGGTATCGCGCCTGACGCCGACCGATATTCGCGTCGATATCAGCGATTTCAACTTCAGCGCCGACGGCCTGCGCCTGGAAGGGACGAGCGACGATTTTGCCGCTGTCACCCGCCTCGCCGGGGAACTCGGCACCTCGCCCCTCTTCAGCAAGGTCCAGGTCGCCGATTCGAAAGCGAGCCTCGCCGGCAACCAGATCGAGTTCCGCCTCGCCATCAGCCTTGGCAACGAACAGGAGCGCCCATGA
- the gspK gene encoding type II secretion system minor pseudopilin GspK, producing the protein MRSPLGNERGMVLLLVLVVVTLLAALLSEFSFSSLVDLRLAETFRDSSRAYYLANGGVRAGRMLLQEDRNSYDGPDEVWSQGVVGYPVADGAVTISIADLGGRVDLNRLVTSGVNVDAFVKDRCLRLFTNLDLEDPAGLVDALIDWLDFGDSDQEQPLGAESAYYLGLPRPYPAGNGPLASFDELSLVKGFTAEVLATLAPHVTVYGGARININTASKEVILALSEQMDEQTAEEIVTSRAETPFKTLQQLQDLPGMETLYGAIATFIDLKSDNFRIESLGQVGDGARTVVAVVQKSGDRILYQRVY; encoded by the coding sequence ATGAGGTCGCCCCTCGGCAACGAGCGCGGCATGGTGCTGCTCCTGGTTCTGGTGGTGGTCACCCTGCTGGCGGCGCTGCTCAGCGAGTTCTCCTTTTCGAGCCTGGTTGATCTGCGCCTTGCCGAGACCTTCCGTGACAGCAGCCGCGCCTATTATCTCGCCAACGGCGGGGTGCGGGCCGGGCGCATGCTGCTGCAGGAGGACCGGAACAGTTACGACGGGCCCGACGAAGTCTGGAGCCAGGGGGTGGTCGGCTACCCGGTGGCCGACGGCGCCGTCACCATCTCCATCGCGGACCTCGGCGGGCGGGTTGACCTCAACCGCCTGGTGACGAGCGGGGTCAACGTCGATGCCTTCGTCAAGGACCGCTGCCTGCGCCTCTTTACCAATCTCGACCTCGAGGATCCGGCAGGCCTGGTCGACGCCCTGATCGACTGGCTCGATTTCGGCGACAGCGACCAGGAACAGCCCCTCGGTGCCGAATCGGCGTATTACCTCGGCCTGCCGCGCCCCTATCCGGCGGGGAACGGCCCCCTCGCCAGCTTCGACGAGCTCAGCCTCGTCAAGGGGTTCACCGCCGAGGTACTGGCGACCCTGGCGCCGCATGTGACGGTCTACGGCGGCGCCAGGATCAATATCAATACCGCCAGCAAGGAGGTCATTCTCGCCCTCTCCGAGCAGATGGACGAGCAGACCGCCGAGGAGATCGTGACCTCCCGCGCGGAGACGCCTTTCAAAACCCTGCAGCAGCTCCAGGACCTGCCGGGGATGGAAACCCTGTACGGAGCGATAGCGACCTTCATCGATCTCAAGAGCGACAACTTTCGCATCGAGTCACTGGGACAGGTCGGGGACGGTGCCCGCACCGTCGTCGCAGTGGTGCAGAAATCGGGCGACCGGATCCTTTACCAGCGAGTGTACTGA
- a CDS encoding prepilin-type N-terminal cleavage/methylation domain-containing protein, protein MADQRGFTLIEVLVAVIVTSLLLLTVYGVFTTVDGARQRVEGDAERFHQARVIFDRIGRELHGVYWSASNLQTRFQGGLNQAGLSYLELSTTTATPQSGGGGIVVVRYEMQPDPDHVGTFMLLRSERQLFTEAFGATDTLRMAGGIESFNLRFFARGAWHDNWDAASGGLPALVELTLNEASPAGSVPFISSFAVTAL, encoded by the coding sequence ATGGCCGACCAACGCGGGTTTACCCTGATCGAGGTGCTGGTGGCGGTGATCGTCACCTCCCTGCTGCTGCTCACCGTCTACGGCGTCTTCACCACCGTCGACGGCGCCCGGCAGCGGGTTGAGGGGGATGCCGAACGTTTTCACCAGGCGCGGGTGATCTTCGACCGTATCGGCCGCGAACTGCATGGCGTCTACTGGTCGGCGAGCAACCTGCAGACCCGCTTCCAAGGGGGGCTCAACCAGGCGGGACTTTCCTACCTCGAGCTGTCGACAACCACCGCGACGCCGCAAAGCGGGGGGGGCGGCATCGTCGTGGTCCGCTACGAAATGCAGCCCGACCCGGACCACGTCGGCACCTTCATGCTGCTGCGCAGCGAGCGGCAGCTCTTTACCGAGGCGTTCGGCGCCACCGATACCCTGCGCATGGCGGGCGGCATCGAGAGCTTTAATCTGCGCTTCTTTGCGCGGGGTGCCTGGCACGACAACTGGGACGCCGCCAGCGGCGGCCTGCCAGCGCTGGTGGAATTGACCCTGAACGAAGCGTCTCCCGCCGGGTCGGTTCCTTTTATTTCCAGCTTTGCGGTAACAGCGCTATGA
- the gspI gene encoding type II secretion system minor pseudopilin GspI — translation MTFPVPRPASRVAASGFTLLEVMVALAIVATALVALLGLSTRTLTVNERVQHITRATLLAQQRLAEIETGVPLRPGDEELRGGFPPPFEGYRWRISYEETPLPSVRQVNVVVAWGAEEKNEAVEFASFLFRPGS, via the coding sequence TTGACCTTTCCCGTCCCGCGTCCCGCGTCCCGCGTTGCGGCCTCCGGCTTCACCTTGCTCGAAGTGATGGTCGCCCTGGCGATCGTCGCCACCGCCCTGGTCGCGCTCCTCGGCCTATCGACCCGGACCCTGACCGTCAACGAACGGGTGCAGCACATCACCCGGGCGACCCTCCTCGCCCAGCAGCGCCTGGCGGAGATCGAAACCGGGGTGCCGTTGCGCCCGGGTGATGAGGAATTGCGCGGGGGGTTCCCGCCCCCCTTCGAGGGCTACCGTTGGCGCATTAGCTACGAGGAGACCCCTTTGCCGTCGGTACGCCAGGTCAATGTCGTCGTCGCCTGGGGCGCCGAGGAGAAGAATGAGGCGGTTGAGTTCGCTTCCTTCCTCTTCCGCCCGGGGAGTTGA
- a CDS encoding pilus assembly FimT family protein: MTRALSTTVGRRPHWSAAGFTLIELAVVLLLLGIFTALVVPLFAGIGDDALQISARRLAGTAKYLYNEAALTGRPHRLVFDLDGGEFGGRRLETSNELVTLGGTGSDHALPDAVRFRDVVVAGRGKLSSGSIYAAVLPVGWIDETVVHLEGSGGKQLTLRIAPLTGSSEVYEGYREFDNLAASEQSKGR; encoded by the coding sequence TTGACTAGAGCCTTGTCCACCACGGTTGGCCGACGGCCCCATTGGTCCGCGGCGGGCTTCACCCTGATCGAGCTGGCGGTGGTCCTGCTCCTGCTCGGGATCTTCACTGCCCTGGTCGTGCCGCTCTTTGCCGGTATCGGCGACGACGCCCTGCAGATCAGTGCCCGGCGCCTGGCCGGGACGGCCAAGTATCTTTACAATGAAGCGGCCCTGACCGGCCGCCCCCATCGCCTCGTCTTCGATCTCGATGGCGGGGAGTTCGGCGGACGGCGGCTCGAAACCAGCAACGAGCTGGTTACCCTCGGCGGGACCGGCAGCGACCACGCCCTGCCGGACGCCGTCCGCTTCCGCGATGTCGTCGTCGCCGGTCGCGGCAAGCTCAGCAGCGGGTCGATCTACGCCGCGGTCCTGCCAGTCGGCTGGATCGACGAAACCGTGGTTCATCTTGAAGGGTCGGGCGGTAAACAGCTGACGCTGCGCATCGCCCCCCTGACCGGCAGCAGCGAGGTTTATGAAGGCTACCGCGAGTTCGACAACCTGGCCGCTTCCGAGCAAAGCAAAGGACGTTAA
- the gspG gene encoding type II secretion system major pseudopilin GspG, translating to MHNDIRRDQRGFTLIEIMVVVVILGILAAIVVPRLLSRPDEARVTKAQADIKGLESSIGLFKLDNGFYPATEQGLQALVSKPTVGRIPSKYPDGGYLKKVPLDPWGNNYLYLSPGVHGDYDLLSYGADGEPGGEGVNADIQNWNLD from the coding sequence ATGCATAACGACATCAGGCGCGATCAGCGCGGTTTCACCCTCATCGAAATCATGGTCGTGGTCGTCATCCTTGGCATCCTGGCGGCGATTGTGGTACCGCGGCTGCTGAGCCGCCCCGACGAGGCGCGGGTGACCAAAGCACAGGCCGACATCAAGGGACTGGAGTCCTCCATCGGTCTCTTCAAGCTCGACAACGGCTTCTACCCCGCTACCGAGCAGGGGCTGCAAGCCCTGGTCAGCAAGCCGACGGTGGGACGAATTCCCTCCAAGTATCCCGACGGCGGCTACCTGAAGAAGGTCCCCCTCGACCCCTGGGGCAACAATTACCTCTATCTCTCGCCGGGGGTGCATGGCGATTACGACCTCCTCTCCTACGGTGCCGACGGGGAACCGGGCGGCGAGGGGGTCAATGCCGACATCCAGAACTGGAACCTTGACTAG
- the gspF gene encoding type II secretion system inner membrane protein GspF, whose translation MPLFDYSGFDAAGKKVTGVIEAAGRRAAMARLHEQGVYPTDLREERQAGVRRRWSTLLERRRVAPLELAAATRQLATLLGAGLTLDETLATVADQLDQPQLQRILGQVRNAVIQGEALHAALAAHPETFPLLFVNMVQVGENSGTLDAALARLADFLEEQVRLRSRIRAAMAYPVLMAVVGVGVLFFLLSFVVPKVTRMLTDLDQALPLPTQLLISLSDFLAVWWWLLLLLVCGGLLLLDRYRRTATGRLALDRLTLRLPLLGRLNLLLATARFTRTLSTLLASGVPLLKALEIARNLLQNQVLAEAIAATTDAVREGESLAAPLRRSGVFPPMVAQMAAIGERSGELEGMLLRVADAYEHQVELSIGGLLSLLEPLMILVMGSVVGFIVMAILLPIFQASQGMG comes from the coding sequence GCCGCCGGGAAGAAGGTCACCGGGGTGATCGAAGCGGCCGGCCGCCGCGCCGCCATGGCCCGCCTGCACGAGCAGGGGGTCTACCCGACCGATCTGCGCGAGGAGCGCCAGGCTGGCGTCCGCCGGCGCTGGTCCACCCTCCTCGAGCGGCGCCGGGTCGCGCCGCTGGAGCTCGCCGCCGCCACCCGCCAGCTCGCCACCCTGCTCGGCGCCGGGCTGACCCTCGACGAGACCCTGGCGACGGTCGCCGACCAGCTCGACCAGCCGCAGCTGCAGCGGATTCTCGGCCAGGTGCGCAACGCCGTGATCCAGGGCGAGGCCCTGCACGCGGCGCTGGCCGCCCACCCGGAGACCTTCCCGCTCCTCTTCGTCAACATGGTCCAGGTCGGGGAGAACAGCGGCACCCTCGACGCGGCGCTGGCCCGGCTCGCCGATTTTCTGGAGGAACAGGTCCGGCTGCGCTCGCGGATTCGGGCGGCGATGGCCTACCCGGTGCTGATGGCGGTGGTCGGCGTCGGCGTCCTCTTTTTCCTCCTCAGTTTCGTGGTGCCGAAGGTGACGCGAATGCTCACCGACCTCGACCAGGCGTTGCCGCTGCCAACGCAGTTGCTGATCAGCCTCAGCGACTTCCTCGCCGTCTGGTGGTGGCTGCTGCTCTTGCTGGTCTGCGGCGGACTGCTGCTCCTCGATCGCTACCGCCGGACCGCGACCGGGCGCCTCGCCCTCGACCGCCTGACTCTGCGCCTGCCCCTGCTCGGGCGGCTCAACCTGCTGCTGGCCACGGCCCGCTTCACCCGCACCCTGTCGACCCTGCTCGCCAGCGGCGTGCCGCTCCTCAAGGCGCTGGAGATCGCCCGCAACCTGCTGCAGAACCAGGTTCTTGCCGAGGCGATCGCCGCCACCACCGATGCGGTGCGCGAAGGGGAATCCCTCGCCGCCCCCCTCAGACGCAGCGGCGTCTTCCCGCCGATGGTGGCACAGATGGCGGCGATCGGCGAACGCAGCGGCGAACTGGAAGGGATGCTGCTGCGGGTGGCCGACGCCTACGAACACCAGGTGGAACTTTCCATCGGTGGTCTCCTCTCGCTCCTCGAACCCTTGATGATCCTGGTGATGGGGAGCGTCGTCGGCTTCATCGTCATGGCGATCCTGCTGCCGATCTTCCAGGCGAGCCAGGGGATGGGGTAA